In Deltaproteobacteria bacterium, the genomic stretch TAAGAAATATGACTTATAGTTGTTGACCCCAATTAATTATTTACACAAAAAATGGAGGTTTCCATGAAAAGAGTTGTCCTTTTGTTGATAATTTTGGCTTTCGCCGTCGGGACGGTCTGGGGCAAAAATTATGAAGTGATCAAAAAGGTGGATGAATATACCATAAAAGTCGAAATTGATAGAAATCCCCCGATAGTCGGTAATAACAATGTGACCATTACGATCTCTGATGCTTCCGGAAAACCGGTGACCGATGCCAAGGTGAAAGTGGGATATTCCATGCCGGCCATGTCCGGGATGCCGGCTATGAACTACAAAACCGATATGATCTTGAAGGGGAACGAATACATGGCCAAGGTGGAATTTTCCATGGCCGGTAGCTGGAATGTTGAGATTCAAATAACACAGGGCCAGAAGGTTAAAAAGGTTAAATTCAATGTAGATGTCAAATAGTTCTCGTCCGGGAAAAAAGCATTTTCGGATGAGAGCGATCAGGGATCTGCGGGCAGCTTTCAGAAAGAGCACAAAGTCACCAAAACCCATTTTCGTCATGTGACGTCCTTGGGAAATTTTTACAGGACCATCTGCCATGCGCTTTTTCTTCAACAGAACCATCCTGTTTTTCCTTTTCTTCTTTTGCGGAGCCATTGCCGAGGCCTCGGAATTGAACCTCCAGGATCTGATCCAGGATGCCGTTAAGAACAATCCGGAAATCCAGGCGGCCCAGGCCGGGGTGGATGCGGCCCGCTTCAAAATACCCCAGGCCGGTGCCCTTCCTGACCCCATGGTGATGGCAGGATATCAGAACGAAGGCTATAACAGCTATACCTTCGGAGACGCCCCGGATGCCCAATGGATGTTTTCGGTAAGCCAGATGTTTCCCTTTTGGGGGAAAAGGGCCTTAAAGGGCGAAATGGCCACCCGGGACGCTGAAAGTTTAAAAGCCTCTTCAAAAAATATTCTCCTGAAAACCATTACCAGGGTCAAAGAACTCTATTTTGAT encodes the following:
- a CDS encoding FixH family protein; the protein is MKRVVLLLIILAFAVGTVWGKNYEVIKKVDEYTIKVEIDRNPPIVGNNNVTITISDASGKPVTDAKVKVGYSMPAMSGMPAMNYKTDMILKGNEYMAKVEFSMAGSWNVEIQITQGQKVKKVKFNVDVK